The sequence below is a genomic window from Ipomoea triloba cultivar NCNSP0323 chromosome 10, ASM357664v1.
GCATACGTTACGGTAAATACGTTGGATATCATTATGAAATCCATATCATGATTTTTACTCAATTGAAGCGTGAATAAGAAACTTTGATTCATCCTTCGAAATGGCTAGCGTGCAAAAGAGGATGTTTAgctttctcaaaattttttgccaaaaaactGCCTCACAAAAATTGGTATGTAGAAACAactctaattatttttttcgcctttgtgtatgtgtttttgCAAATGAATCTAAAGATGTTTAAGCTAGAATATAGCCTTCTTCTATGTGTTTAGTGGGATAAATCTAATTGTTCAATTCTTGAAAATGATGTGAAATTTTATAAACTGagcaaagtaattttttttttcctttaactgAAAACATTATTGTAAAATTTGACTTGAAGTTGCTTGTTAGATGCTAAGAGCCCATAGTAATTCAAaaacagattaaaaaaaataaaaatataataaattataatgtacTCCAGATTTGTCAACCCTCTATTTATTAccttgcttttatttttataatttctaaaatcacTTAAATTTATTGCATGAGATTGCTATCATAAAAGCATCCGTTACCGTAAATATGTTGGATATCCTTTAGAAATTTATATCATGATTTTTACTCAATTGAAGCGTGAATAAGAAATTTATATCATGATTTTTACTCAATTGAAGCGTGAATAAGAAACTTATATCATGATTTTTACTCAATTGAAGCGTGAATAAGAAACTTTGATTCATCCTTCGAAATGGCTAGCGTGCAAAAGAGGATGTTTAgctttttcaagatttttttccaaaaaacagCCTCACATAAATTGTTTTGTAGAAACAActctaatcttttttttttttcgtctttgtgtatgtgtttttgCAAATATATCTAAAGATGTTTAAGCTAGAATATAGCCTTCTTCTATATGTTTAGTTGGATAAATCTAATTGTTCAAATCTTGAAAAAGatcttaaattttataaattgaacaaagtaatattttttttccttttacagAAAACACTATTGTAGAATTTGGGTGAAGTAGCTGCTTTGATGATAAGTGTCTATAGGCAAAATCTACCCTTTTAGGCAACCTGACCAACTAATTGATTTCGTGgcttcttttcaatttttttaatagttttttttgcacaaaacaTTTGCCGCTCACTAATGATTTTCGgttttaattccattttctgCCTTCGACAGCACAGTATAAGCCACtgccaaattttcaacttttgatCTTTAAGTGCTTTGGCTTTTACTTTTgcactttttccttttcttttttttttttttattaaaagttaaaCTCTAAACAtctatttgttatttatatttttttctttattgttAAGAACTTAGGTGCCTGACTGGATGGCTAGCTAGTATTAGGCGCTCATCAACTGCCCAATGGTCATCTAATATAGTTgacaaaattgatagaaaattcTCATAACAtccttattttatttacaatctTAAGATAAATTAAAGCATTATGATAAATAGACACTCCATATATTACTTAGCATTGATTGACTCTTTGGTCTATAACGATTAATATAATGGTTACTTCTTTACTGAAATTCAAGAGATTGTGTTATTTGTGCATGGTTCTCTGCTTCTTATTCAAAGATATGAATCATTAAAGGTTGTTCATTCAATTGTTTAAGATTGTTGATACCATTTAAAATCGACACATAAAGTATTCTTACCCAAACCAAGATGacataatattttatagaaATGAATTTTGGGTTGTTATTTTCATTATTGCTTGTTTTACTTATTCTATGGAATAGAAGTGTACGTGCATCAATGAGCTCTACACATTCTAAtgttacatatacatacatatatacatacatacatacatatatatatatatatatatatatatatatatatatatatatatatatatatatatatatatatatatatatatatataatgtgaatgataaaaatctcttttattttaataattaatgatagACAATGTTTTGCTCCTGACTAAGATTGTAATTTTAAGACAAACTAATGCAGTGCTTATGTATGAGTTCGCTTCCTACTTAGTCTAATCAGGGTCTCATGAAGGGTTTTAGCTTGCACAAGTGTTTTTGTGTGCAAACTTTGCACACACTCAACCCTTTTTTGGTTTTTGACGGAAATTGCATTAGCCTAGctttttatgtgtttaattgttGCCTAAGCCTAAACCTTACACTcctaatattgaaaataattgtgTGTTTTCATCAACTTAACAAATTTAACCTGTTTCTTCTAAAAGGAAATTCCGAAATTATACATGGAGCCTGAGAGAAGATATTCGCGCAAGGTTATACTCAGGAATCGTATGCAAAAAGTTTGGAACATAGAAATAACAGAAACTGAAGATGATTGTTTTTTCAAGTATGGTTGGGCAAAATTCGTAGAGGATAACTCGTTCTTCAATGGAGATCAATTGATTTTTATCTATGACCATCCTGCTATGTTTGACTTCATCGTACTTGACTCATCCGGTTGTGAAAAGATAATAGTTGACGGTAAAGAAGCTCGAGTGAAGggattgaaaaataataatgatggtgatgttaATTGTCAAGATAACACTTTTTGGGTGGAGTTTGAATTCAATATGGTCACTCAAGTTAAGAAAGACGAGGATGAGATGGATGCAGAAGAGGAGAAAAATGATGTTATTGGTTTTCAACATCATATGTCACCTTCCAAGGGAAAAAGATGCATTACTACTGAAGGTAAGTTAGTTTCTCTTGATTTTCTTTGTAATTTTCACTTTGTCGTATGCTTTTCAGTTCAcagatttttattaatttaggtGGATTCAAGAGAGCTGCTACCATGAAGAAAAGGAATGCTAGTCCCAAAAGAGGGAAAAAGAATGCTACGGCAAAGAAGAAAAGGGATGttagtgaagaagaaagtgatGTTAGTGCAGAAAAAATGGATGCTAGTGAAGATAAAAAAGATGGCAGTGTTGAAAAAAAGAAGGATGTCCGCGATCATTTTGGAGTCGAGCTTTTCAGCTCAGGACGTTTTACTCAACCTAAAATCTTTATTTCGTGACCAAAATCAGGCCAAGAAGACCCGGTGAACTGGTAATTATATATTCtaggcatgcatgcatgcattattCATTGTTAATTAAGTTTGTTGATATGTCGATCTTGAATTGTTTCCCAATTACTTACGTGATTGTGATTTGCAGTATATACCGTTTGAAGTCATCCGGGATCACAATATTGAATTGCCTGCAAATGTGATCCTGCGTGATGAGAAAGGTAAAAATTGGAACACATATGTAAAGACATGGTCTGATGGGCGAACATGGTTATCTGGAGAATGGCGAAACTTATGTAGACGGAACCTTGTTCAAGAAAATGACAGGTGCATCTGTGAATTTATGCCTTCGAATTCATTGGGGGAAAGAATTGGTCATACAAGTTACCATTATTCGAAGAAAGGACTTGGAAGCACAaccaaattaatataatattttctggCTGGTTTAATCTTAATGTTTTGAagacatatatataacacacCAGGCCAGGTTTCTATCCATGCATGTTCTTATATTATGGGGCATTTCTGACATTTTTATTTGGAGTTTAGTTTCTGTAATTTATGTTCggaaaatttaatttggattttaatttgttttagaaACTTATGTTAATGTCCTCTTTCCTTTGGtttcatatattattttctatcCTATTAGAATCTTGTTGGGATTAATTTATATTGATTAAAATAATGTgtcaatattttattagttacATGCTTAGATGATtttgctcaaatatatatattcattgcCCTTTACTGATATTTTAATTTGCAAGACTTATaatattagaatataaattgaataatttgttttttttttacttgtagTTGTGCATGAAATCCTAGTATAATTTGATGTAACAATACTACCAATGTATATTGCATTGTGACAACAATTTGTTGCAGTTTTGAATTATATTGGTGGATTTTATGGACCAAAACTTAAGTATTAGGGGAACTGAGGAAGTTTCGATTTAAACtatcatataaaaaattttattttttcccacCTTGTTTTTTATTCCATTACTATTTGACTTATTTCAAGAAGACTAAATTCTCACTTGCTTCCCTCCATTCtccctcatttttttttcttgttcgtTGACGTAAGGTGAAAAATTAACACAAGAGTAAACCTAAATCACAAATCTTAAAAAACTCAAATACAACAAATCCTTCGAATATTGAATGTTGAAGTGATCTGGCAAAAATCCAAATAGCGGAGTAGTGAAGTAATTCAAATTTGAAGCCGCATAGAGCATCTACAATGGCATTTCATCGAAAGATTGACCATACCCAAATTCTAACAATGATAAGTTTTAAATTGACATTCAATTGTTCTCTGATTCTTTATcgtttttatgcataaaaaggtGTACAAGCacatgatttttgtttttatatttgttatgattggtgtgtgtgtgttggcattactttatttgtatttttgtgcATGAGGGTCCCTTATGTTGTGAAAAAAGTTGTGTTTTATGTTGTTCTACGAATATTTTCTATTCTATGTTAGCTATGTCATTTTTGAGTTGGCGAAATGGGGACCAATAATAGTGTACATATTGTCATTATTATTTGGCTTTAATATATGCGGACCATTTTAACAATTGACTAACATAGTGTACTTACTTTAACTATGCTTAACTTAACTTTTggtgtttctttctttcttcttcttcattgctctttttttcttctacAAACCAGATTTTCTTGAACAAAGTGACCTATTTTTCCTTAAGGTTAGACATGGAGAAGAATAAGAGTGCAAAATGTAGTTTCATATATTAGAGGGAACCCCGTAAGggcagctcaagtggtaagagagttacacctgcagccgagaggtcgtgggttcgaacctcaagcccttgagtttgtgccggtcagctatgggtaacctaggctgatttacctccttgtggctctttgccggctagggtcacagggcgagggctttacccacatactcacatagtgaggagtggggtttacctcgttaataaataaatatattagagGGAACACATACTACTATACTTTGACTCTATGGATGTTGATCATTTGGGGTTTATGATCCTTAAATATATAGTTGAAGATTTAGGGTACAACATGAGTGAATGTAAATTGTATACTTTGGGAAATTTTGGGTACAACATGCTTGAATGTTGTACCCGAAATTTTATCCTCAAATTCACTCTCATTTACTTCTTCAAATGTGGCATTttgcaaagattccttaccaCCATCCTCTTGAATCTCAATTTGATTTTCAATCTTGTCTTCTTCCTCATTCAAATGATTGGATTCAAGACACTTCTCAAACACTTCATTTTCAAGATTTTCCTTTACATTCTCATCTCCATTAATTAACCCCATCCCCTTCATTAGATAATGGCAACTCTTGTTGAACCTCTTCTTTGGACAATGAATCTTGAATCGGCTCTTGAGTTGCCCAACTTTGTACTTGAGCTATCATGTTGTCCGATTGAGTTTGTAACTCATCCAATCGTGAAGAGACTTGCATTATCACACTCATCAACTTGGATATCATCTCAGACTCTTGATTAAGGGGTTGAAATCCTTGTTGAGGCTCTTAGTAAGAGGGTTCTTGAAATTGTCACAAATGTTGGTAGTTAGGAGccaatatataacaattttcaaCAGCATGTGCTCCTCCACAAATGGTACACCATAAAGGTTGTGGCATGCTAAATGATGGTGTGTATCCTTGAAAAGCTTCTTGACTCATGTAGGCAAGATTGAGATGTGGTTCTTGTTGTTCCATTCCTCCATATGTTTGGCTCATACTCCAATTCATTTCGTATCCATTTTCAACAActaatgtttagcttaattaccataataattattatgcaattattattactcaattgcactaatatatgtgcaattatacttttatatcttaagtatattcatttacACGTTATCgcttttagttttttcttcttttttcatatttgaatgaattaattgtaattattataaaaatctaacagtccatgtttaattaaaaatttttaagtttaaataatttaaaattttcaaaaggaaagtgcaattaattttttttaaaagtttttaaataattttcagtcaattagtaatatcatttccttttccaattttccaaatttctgttttcttttccatgaacattttttttaaatattttcaatcaattagtaaaatcagttttcttttccatttgatCTTTACTATTATTTGGGCGGGATTTTTCgtaaaggatgattttatttttattaatagtagtatagatatagaagtctagataagtatttgaattattattactggtgtaaataataattaataaattattttttcttataaaattacgcaaaatctgtttccattattctcagaattataatggtttaactattctcagaatttggtaaataaaattttgttactaattaaaatttattattttttaccaattaattaataatattagtttgtgcgggaaaAGTTGGAGGGgaggatttttcttttattaatagtattgatacgtgaatatagaaacaatattaccgattaatatatatattagttaatttccattttgcattttcttaccaaataagctttattaattatttgagtaataaaatatttaattaattgactacaaaagtttgggcgggaaaatgttcaatttacattttattaattaatctgtaatgacattttattaattaataataataagttttggtttttaatttaagttcaaattcatgtatatatttattatatttaaattaggtCTATCATAAAGAActtatagtaattataataatatttatctcACTATaacacaacaacaatatttctaATATTTAACCCGTGCAACGCATGTGTACAATACtagtttaattaattgactacaaaagtttgggcgggaaaataaaataggaggattttacttttatatatagtatagaagtatagataggGGTGGGGCGAGCCCATCCCATTCTTGACGGAGATTAGATTACTTTGTAATCTTCATCCGGGTccatattttctaaatttgtgaCTGTTCTCTGTTGTAAGAGGATTGAAAATCACGgtcctaattaattaagtttaaaaataataaccttATATATAACACTTCATAGTTTGAAGTGGGTCACCTGAACACCAAATGCAGGAAcacaatgtaaaaaaaaaaaaaaaaaaaaaaaaaaaaaNNNNNNNNNNNNNNNNNNNNNNNNNNNNNNNNNNNNNNNNNNNNNNNNNNNNNNNNNNNNNNNNNNNNNNNNNNNNNNNNNNNNNNNNNNNNNNNNNNNNNNNNNNNNNNNNNNNNNNNNNNNNNNNNNNNNNNNNNNNNNNNNNNNNNNNNNNNNNNNNNNNNNNNNNNNNNNNNNNNNNNNNNNNNNNNNNNNNNNNNNNNNNNNNNNNNNNNNNNNNNNNNNNNNNNNNNNNNNNNNNNNNNNNNNNNNNNNNNNNNNNNNNNNNNNNNNNNNNNNNNNNNNNNNNNNNNNNNNNNNNNNNNNNNNNNNNNNNNNNNNNNNNNNNNNNNNNNNNNNNNNNNNNNNNNNNNNNNNNNNNNNNNNNNNNNNNNNNNNNNNNNNNNNNNNNNNNNNNNNNNNNNNNNNNNNNNNNNNNNNNNNNNNNNNNNNNNNNNNNNNNNNNNNNNNNNNNNNNNNNNNNNNNNNNNNNNNNNNNNNNNNNNNNNNNNNNNNNNNNNNNNNNNNNNNNNNNNNNNNNNNNNNNNNNNNNNNNNNNNNNNNNNNNNNNNNNNNNNNNNNNNNNNNNNNNNNNNNNNNNNNNNNNNNNNNNNNNNNNNNNNNNNNNNNNNNNNNNNNNNNNNNNNNNNNNNNNNNNNNNNNNNNNNNNNNNNNNNNNNNNNNNNNNNNNNNNNNNNNNNNNNNNNNNNNNNNNNNNNNNNNNNNNNNNNNNNNNNNNNNNNNNNNNNNNNNNNNNNNNNNNNNNNNNNNNNNNNNNNNNNNNNNNNNNNNNNNNNNNNNNNNNNNNNNNNNNNNNNNNNNNNNNNNNNNNNNNNNNNNNNNNNNNNNNNNNNNNNNNNNNNNNNNNNNNNNNNNNNNaaaaaaaaaaaaaaaaaaaaaaaaaaaaaaaaagcgagtTGTATATATGAAATGTATATACACAAACGTAGGTAGACAATGTCTATATAGCTGCAGCTTATAACAATGGCTTGGGCCTGGGTATTAAGAATAATGGCAATCTCATCACTGGTCCTTTGATATATACAATCTagttttataacaaaaaatatacatCGTATTTCAAACAAGTTGTATGCTTTATACTGTATATTgctttatttacaaaattaccctAGATTTTAATTCATAGTAATGATCATCCCACATGAAATATACTTTATCCGATGATTTAAacattatgaaataatttttaagccaccgcatttaaaaaaaaattggatcatcGGATAAAGCAATACACATTATAAAGCATACAAAACTTtagaaaagttatttttaaGCCACTGCATTTAAAAAAgagttattttaattcataGTTCTCTCTTGCGCGTCTATTCTAATTTGATctgaatcatatatatatatatatatatatatatatatatatatatatgttcaaatgtagccgcgccttcccgtgcagtCGGTGTGGTTTACACCACttgtgttaacaaaatacatcaTTAGTGATAGGAAATGCACAACAGAGGTCCTTTCATTCGTCAACACAACTggagtatcagttcaacacaactgcagttccagacggatgaaacgacctctattccgtgcaactgcagttccctttcaacacaactgcaatatcagtttaacacaactgcagtatcaggcatgaccatggtccacggtataacgactgcacCGTAGGCGTTATAGGATTTATTGTCTCTAATTGTTGACTTCCAGGCCGGCCACCTTCCAAATTGTTTGttgactataaaaaaaaatcattaaaaaaatggtaccacttgtgtgagaccgtctagATCTACTGctctctctttttattttaaaaaaattacacttcgAATTAACAAAAACTGTGCACTTGAAAGGTGAAAgaatattataaatttcaaaatagatTATTGTACACCACAAAATATATGGATgagaaaaagtattaaaaattttaaaatatacatcaattgaaaagaaaattttaatttaactttataaaggataaatatttattaatatttcacattaatattttgacttttgaggTGTAATCTAAAACTAAAACCgtctagaattatattaatatatttaatgccATAACTACAAACATTGATAATTATTGTGTGTGGAAGGCAGAGGGGAGATTTACTGAACTAAATTTGATAACTTAAATATAGGTGATATAAATTGAtactataatttaataattttattaggactctacgtATTCGAGTCATACTATGAGTCTCAATTTCGGTCTAACTGTGActcaccttttatatatatacctgtaaCCTGTACACTTATATTCTGAGACTTTATAATACAAAACACAATTgctctcatctggtatcagtcgctagggtttcCATGGCTGCGAATGACGGTTCTGTGAACTCATCAGAACGGACCGTTTCTAATGTTGCTGTGAGTACTGCGGTGTCTTCTCCCGCGTCGTCTCTTTCATCGGC
It includes:
- the LOC116032283 gene encoding B3 domain-containing protein At4g34400-like translates to MEPERRYSRKVILRNRMQKVWNIEITETEDDCFFKYGWAKFVEDNSFFNGDQLIFIYDHPAMFDFIVLDSSGCEKIIVDGKEARVKGLKNNNDGDVNCQDNTFWVEFEFNMVTQVKKDEDEMDAEEEKNDVIGFQHHMSPSKGKRCITTEGGFKRAATMKKRNASPKRGKKNATAKKKRDVSEEESDVSAEKMDASEDKKDGSVEKKKDVRDHFGVELFSSGRFTQPKIFIS